The genomic stretch GCTGGCCCGTTTAACAGAAGCATTTCCGATTGAACAGCATGCTCAGGTGCGCTTGCAACTTTCTGAATTAGTGCGCGGTATTATTTGTCAGCGTTTATTACCTACTATTGAACCGGGGATGATACCGGCCTTAGAAATTTTGGTTAGCACGCCGCAGGTGCGCAAATTAATTTTGGAAAACCGCGCCAGCGATTTGGTCAAAGCTATGCAAAACGGAGATTTTTACGGAATGAATACCTTTGATCAGTCTTTAGCCGCATTGTACAAATCGAACAAAGTGGCTATTGAAAATATTATGGCAGCAGCCACCAGCCCGGATGCATTGATGATGGCGGTGCGCGGAGTCACAGACAGTTTGGAGGTGTAGCAAATGAGACCAAACGGACTGGTTATTGCAATGGACGGTACCGCCGGTACCGGTAAGTCTTCGGTTGGACGTGCCGTAGCTCAACAATTGGGGTATAGTTTTTTAAGCACGGGCGGGTTATACCGCGCGCTAGCTTACCAAGTGTTTGTACGCAAAGTAAATCCGGCTGATGACCAAGCCGTGTTAGCACTAGCCAAGCAATTGGTTTTTACCTTTGAGCGGCAGGCGGATGCCACGTTAAAAATGTTTGTAGACGGGGAATATCTGGGTGATAAATTGCAATTAGATGAAGTAGCCCAAACAGCCAGCAAAATTTCCACCAATGCTGCGGCTCGTGCAGTACTGACCGAGCAGATGCGCCGGGTTGGAAAAGACGGTGGCATTATTGTGGAAGGTCGGGATATCGGCACGGTAGTGTTTCCGGATGCAGAGGTAAAGATTTATTTGGATGCTTCAGCCGAAGTGCGTGCCGACCGCCGTGTTAAGCAACTGCACGAACAAGGCGTAGCGGCAGATTATGAGCATATTTTAGCGTCTATTAAAGAGCGGGATTTGCGCGACAGTACGCGGGTGGCCTCTCCGCTTAAACCGGCTTTAGATGCCGTAAAAATTGATACTTCTGCCCTCTCTATGCCGCAAGTTATCGAAGAAGTATTAAAGGAAATCAAACAACATGCTGCTTAATTTGGTAAAATTTAGTGCAAGAGTGTTCTTTAAAACGTTTTATGATTTTAAGGTAGAGGGATTGGAAAATATACCCCCTACGGGCGCTTTAATTATCGCGGGAAATCATCTATCCAACGCAGATCCTCCGGCGATCGGCGGTTTTGCCGGTACCGTGCGGGATTCGCGCTTTATGGCCAAAAAAGAATTGTTTGACATACCGGTACTGGGTTGGTTTTTCCGTCGATGCGGCTATATCTCTGTGGACAGAAAGCGTGTCATCGGAGACTTTGGTGCTTTGGAAGGTGCCATTGAAGCCTTGCAGCGCGGTGAAAGTGTGGTGATGTTCCCGGAAGGGACCCGCTCCAAAAACGGTAAGCCTCAAAAACCCAAAAGCGGTATTGGACTATTAGTGTATAAAACCGAGGCTCCTGTTTTACCGGTAAAGGTGGAGGGGACATTTGGTTGGCCGTGGGTGCGCAAAATACGCGTAAAATTCGGGCAGCCGTTCCACTTACAGAAAGATCCTGCGTTAGAACCCAAAGCGCAGTATAAACAATTTGCCAATGAAATCATGGACAAAATAAATTCAATTACTATCTAAATGGAGGAATCGCGCCTGCCTGCCAAGCGGGTACGGCGTAATAAGGACTTATGACGACAACAAACGAAGAACTCAAAACAACCGAAGAAACGACCAACGAAACCGAAATGACCATGGATCAGTTGATCGCACAACAAGAGTCTTTATCGGAGCAGTTAAACAAACGTGAAATTGTAGAAGTGACTGTCGTACAAATTACCGGAGATTATATTTTAGTAGACACGGGTGCCAAAAAAGAAGGAGCTATTTTAGTATCTGAATTTGATGGCAAAACGTTGCCGGAAGTAGGTTCTAAAATATCTGTGGTACTGGTCAAACGCGGCAATGATGAACGCTATTCTATTTTATCCCACAAAAAAGCTTTGGAAATGCAAGGTTGGGACATTTGCAAACAAGCCTATGAAGCCAAAGAACGGGTAAAAGGAGTTATCGCTCAGACAGTTAAAGGTGGTTACATTGTAGAGGTGTTTGGGGTGAACGGATTTATGCCGTTGTCCTTATCTGAGTTACACACGGCGTACAAACATTATTTGCCTGTAGGGGCCAAAATCAAAGCCGTGATCGTAGAATTTTCAAAAGAAAAACAGAAACTTATCGTTTCTCGCAAACAAGTATTGGAAGAAGATGAAGCCGTGCGCCGCAAAGAAGTATTAGGCCAAATTAAGGAAGGGGATGTGTTGCGCGTAGTAGTGGCCAAGACGGACAAAGAACGCTTGTTCTTGCGCTTCCACGGTATTGAAGGTGTGGTACAAATGGAAAATGTGGCTTGGAAAGAGCCGGAAACCGCTATCACTAACTTCCGCCGCGGACAACGCTTGAAAGCCAAATTGTTAAAATTAGATGCAGAAAATCAAAAATTAGAATTTGGTTTGAAACAATTATTCTTAAATCCGGCTGATGCTTTAAAACGCCGCTATCCGTACAAGAGCTCTGTCAAAGCTACCATCACCAAGGTAGATCCGGAAACAGGCGTGGAATGCACCATTGGCAAAAATAATACGCAGGCTTTCATCAGCCCGTTTGAAATGGGACATGAATTTTCTGCCAAAGAAGGAGATACGATTACCGCGTTAGTGGTAGGCGTTAATCCGGAAACGTTTGTGGTCAATTTGTCCGTGAAGAAATATGACCAAGCGCAAAACCGCAAAGTTGTGGCGCAATACTTAAAACAAGCTCCGCGCCCGACATTAGGTCAGCTCTTGGAAGATTCTTTCAAAGCAGAAGAAACGACCGAAGAAGAAACCAAATAGTTTAGATAGTTGATAAAAGCCCCGCCGCAAAAGTAGGCGGGGCTTTTTGACGTAAAGAGGCAGAGATTGTTACAATACTGATATGCCGGAAGAAAAATTATTACTGCTTTCTTGTTGCGCTCCGTGCTCGTGCGGTGTGATTGCCGCGCTGGCCCGGCAGGGGCGTGCGTTTACCGTGTTGTTTTATAATCCCAACATTGATACCGCCGAAGAATATCAAAAACGATTGTTAGAAAATAAGCGGGTATGTGAGCGTTTTAACGTGCCGTTTGTGGATTTACCTTATGAGCCGCAGGTGTGGCAGCAGGCTGTGCAGGGACTGGAAAGAGAACCCGAGCGCGGCCGCCGTTGCAGTGTTTGTTTTGAGTTGCGTTTGGCGCGGGCTGCCGCCTATGCCAAAGAGCAAGGATTTACACATTTCTCGTCAGTGTTGGGCATTTCCCGCCATAAAGATTTACAGCAAGTTAATCAAGCCGCCGCAGCAGCTTCTGCCAAGTATCAAATTCCCTACGATTTAACCAACTGGCGTAAAGGCGGTCTGGAAGAATTGCGCCGCGCACTCATTAGTGAAATGGGTTTATATAAACAAACCTATTGTGGTTGTATGTTTAGTAAACGTATGGAAGGATGAGATGCTGAGCAAAGACATCTCAGCATGACAGTTGTATTTTATACTTATTAAAAATGTTGTCACCCCGCAAAGTTTTTGTGCGGGGTATAATGTTATTTTGCGAAACGACTTATATCCCGCATTACGACACTGCGGGATGACGTGGAAAAAAGACTGCGGGAAGATATGGGGGAGAATAATGCGGGATGGTTCTCCATTTTCCCGTCGGGAAAAAAATACACTTGACATCATTGGTTTGTTTTTCTACACTATTTGTAGCGGGTCTGATAAGGTTTGTTAAAGGATCTTTTCAGATTTGCGTATAGGGTTAACGAACCCGAGGAGATTAACAATGATGAACAAAAAACAAGGTTTTACCTTGATTGAATTGCTGGTAGTGGTACTCATTATCGGCATCTTGGCCGCGATGGCCTTGCCCGCGTATTTCCGTGCGGTAGAATGCTCTCGTATCAGCGAAGCGGAAATCTTGTTGGGTAGTGTAGTACAAGCTCAACAACGCTATAAATTGCGCCGTGGACAAGGATATGCTGTCAACTGGACTGGCTTAGATGTCTCTCCGGCCGGTGTGGCAGATGGATCATCTTTAGTAACCGCTAAAGCTACCGGAGCTACCGGCAAAGGCTTCTGTACCAAGATGAATGGTACTGCCTGTGGAAATGGTTTCATGATTGACTTAGTAGGGTCTGATAGCGCTGCTGGTAACGTATCCGGTGTTGTGGCGACCCGTGTCAATAATAACCAATATGGTGAATATACTTTGTTCCGCTTCTATGATGATCCGGCTGGCAGAGCGTATTGTAGAGCAGCGACAGACAACAAAAATTCGGAAGCCTTATGTATCGACTTCATCAATGGCGATGAATATACGGATCCGGTTTGTACAGTGGGAACCGCAGCCAAAGGACCTGACACCTGTGTGCTGGCTAAGTAGTCCTAAGATTGCTGTACTCTTGATTCAAAAATACCCCGCTCAAAAGGCGGGGTATTTTTATGCCCAAATATCATATGGTCATGCTGAGTTGTTTGGCGGCCCGCAGGGTCTCAGCATCTTAGCCTTAGT from Elusimicrobiaceae bacterium encodes the following:
- a CDS encoding (d)CMP kinase, which translates into the protein MRPNGLVIAMDGTAGTGKSSVGRAVAQQLGYSFLSTGGLYRALAYQVFVRKVNPADDQAVLALAKQLVFTFERQADATLKMFVDGEYLGDKLQLDEVAQTASKISTNAAARAVLTEQMRRVGKDGGIIVEGRDIGTVVFPDAEVKIYLDASAEVRADRRVKQLHEQGVAADYEHILASIKERDLRDSTRVASPLKPALDAVKIDTSALSMPQVIEEVLKEIKQHAA
- a CDS encoding 1-acyl-sn-glycerol-3-phosphate acyltransferase, which translates into the protein MLLNLVKFSARVFFKTFYDFKVEGLENIPPTGALIIAGNHLSNADPPAIGGFAGTVRDSRFMAKKELFDIPVLGWFFRRCGYISVDRKRVIGDFGALEGAIEALQRGESVVMFPEGTRSKNGKPQKPKSGIGLLVYKTEAPVLPVKVEGTFGWPWVRKIRVKFGQPFHLQKDPALEPKAQYKQFANEIMDKINSITI
- a CDS encoding S1 RNA-binding domain-containing protein; this encodes MTTTNEELKTTEETTNETEMTMDQLIAQQESLSEQLNKREIVEVTVVQITGDYILVDTGAKKEGAILVSEFDGKTLPEVGSKISVVLVKRGNDERYSILSHKKALEMQGWDICKQAYEAKERVKGVIAQTVKGGYIVEVFGVNGFMPLSLSELHTAYKHYLPVGAKIKAVIVEFSKEKQKLIVSRKQVLEEDEAVRRKEVLGQIKEGDVLRVVVAKTDKERLFLRFHGIEGVVQMENVAWKEPETAITNFRRGQRLKAKLLKLDAENQKLEFGLKQLFLNPADALKRRYPYKSSVKATITKVDPETGVECTIGKNNTQAFISPFEMGHEFSAKEGDTITALVVGVNPETFVVNLSVKKYDQAQNRKVVAQYLKQAPRPTLGQLLEDSFKAEETTEEETK
- a CDS encoding epoxyqueuosine reductase QueH gives rise to the protein MPEEKLLLLSCCAPCSCGVIAALARQGRAFTVLFYNPNIDTAEEYQKRLLENKRVCERFNVPFVDLPYEPQVWQQAVQGLEREPERGRRCSVCFELRLARAAAYAKEQGFTHFSSVLGISRHKDLQQVNQAAAAASAKYQIPYDLTNWRKGGLEELRRALISEMGLYKQTYCGCMFSKRMEG
- a CDS encoding prepilin-type N-terminal cleavage/methylation domain-containing protein; protein product: MNKKQGFTLIELLVVVLIIGILAAMALPAYFRAVECSRISEAEILLGSVVQAQQRYKLRRGQGYAVNWTGLDVSPAGVADGSSLVTAKATGATGKGFCTKMNGTACGNGFMIDLVGSDSAAGNVSGVVATRVNNNQYGEYTLFRFYDDPAGRAYCRAATDNKNSEALCIDFINGDEYTDPVCTVGTAAKGPDTCVLAK